The proteins below are encoded in one region of Engystomops pustulosus chromosome 8, aEngPut4.maternal, whole genome shotgun sequence:
- the LOC140074576 gene encoding sulfotransferase 1C1-like isoform X2, producing the protein MMDPQVIEKVVQEMANFSPDMGELQGVTLLQGICDIWDTIYNFQARDGDIVVASYPKSGTTWMQEILDLIVLDGDVARSLRAPCFIKVPFLEMGHTSLEVAESMPSPRILKTHLPVQLVPPSFWEKDVKVVYVARNPKDCMVSYYYFHKMDQTMADPGTWEDFFSNFMSGKVTWGDWFDHVIGWWKAKDHHKILYIFYEDMIEDPRREILKVMKFLGKDFPEDVVQKILQHTSFKSMKNNPVVNFSCLPESVFDQSVTSFMRKGTVGDWKNHFLDSQNLIFDEEYKKKMAGSGLDFRIEL; encoded by the exons GATGGATCCTCAGGTCATAGAGAAGGTGGTGCAGGAAATGGCGAACTTCAGCCCAGACATGGGAGAGCTACAAGGGGTCACCCTCCTTCAGGGGATCTGTGACATATGGGACACAATATACAACTTCCAGGCTCGGGACGGTGACATTGTGGTGGCATCTTACCCCAAATCAG GGACCACCTGGATGCAGGAGATCCTGGATCTGATTGTCCTGGACGGAGACGTGGCGAGGAGTCTGCGGGCGCCGTGCTTCATCAAGGTGCCGTTCCTGGAGATGGGACACACCT CTCTGGAAGTGGCTGAGTCCATGCCGTCTCCTCGGATCCTGAAGACTCATCTCCCGGTCCAGCTGGTGCCGCCCTCGTTCTGGGAGAAAGACGTGAAG GTCGTATACGTTGCGAGGAACCCTAAGGACTGCATGGTGTCCTACTACTACTTCCACAAGATGGATCAGACCATGGCGGACCCCGGCACCTGGGAAGATTTCTTTTCCAACTTCATGTCTGGAAAAG TAACCTGGGGAGACTGGTTTGACCACGTGATCGGATGGTGGAAGGCGAAGGACCATCACAAGATCCTCTACATCTTCTACGAGGACATGATTGAG GACCCTCGACGTGAGATCCTGAAAGTCATGAAGTTCTTGGGGAAAGACTTCCCTGAAGACGTGGTCCAGAAGATCCTCCAACACACGTCCTTCAAGTCCATGAAGAACAACCCTGTGGTCAACTTCAGCTGCCTCCCCGAGTCGGTTTTTGACCAGTCTGTCACATCCTTTATGAGGAAAG GAACTGTAGGAGACTGGAAGAACCATTTCCTGGATTCTCAGAACCTCATATTTGATGAAGAATATAAAAAGAAGATGGCGGGGAGCGGCCTGGACTTCCGTATCGAGCTCTGA
- the NUPR1 gene encoding nuclear protein 1: MEEAETGRSFCNINFRQRPDTKTTRNETSPDRDLTREPSPDRDLTREPAPDRDLTREPAPDRDLTREPAPDRDLSREPAPDRDLTREPALDRDLSREPAPDRDLTREPAPDRDLSREPAPDRDLSREPAPDRDLTREPAPDRDLSREPAPDRDLSRETAPDRDLSRETAPDRDLSRDTAIMTTSYVQAEKLQPTDFEVRYFDDYDFYNLTDRYALPAAARKGRTKKEARENTNRDSPCGHERKIVDKLQRTEAKRKSKPNKD; encoded by the exons ATGGAGGAGGCGGAGACTGGGCGGAGCTTCTGCAATATAAACTTCAGACAAAGACCAGACACAAAAACAACCAGGAACGAGACCTCACCGGACCGAGACCTCACCCGAGAGCCCTCACCGGACCGAGACCTCACCCGAGAGCCCGCACCGGACCGAGACCTCACCCGAGAGCCCGCACCGGACCGAGACCTCACCCGAGAGCCCGCACCGGACCGAGACCTAAGCCGAGAGCCCGCACCGGACCGAGACCTCACCCGAGAGCCCGCACTGGACCGAGACCTAAGCCGAGAGCCCGCACCGGACCGAGACCTCACCCGAGAGCCCGCACCGGACCGAGACCTAAGCCGAGAGCCCGCACCGGACCGAGACCTAAGCCGAGAGCCCGCACCGGACCGAGACCTCACCCGAGAGCCCGCACCGGACCGAGACCTAAGCCGAGAGCCCGCACCGGACCGAGACCTAAGCCGAGAGACCGCACCGGACCGAGACCTAAGCCGAGAGACCGCACCGGACCGAGACCTAAGCCGAGACACCGCCATCATGACCACCTCGTACGTGCAGGCGGAGAAGCTGCAGCCCACAGACTTTGAAGTGCGATACTTCGATGACTACGACTTCTACAACCTGACCGACCGATACGCCT TGCCCGCAGCAGCCAGGAAGGGACGGACCAAGAAAGAGGCTCGAGAGAACACGAACCGTGACAGTCCCTGCGGCCACGAGAGGAAGATAGTGGACAAACTGCAGAGGACCGAAGCCAAGAGGAAGAGCAAACCCAACAAAGACTGA
- the LOC140074576 gene encoding sulfotransferase 1C1-like isoform X3, with the protein MDPQVIEKVVQEMANFSPDMGELQGVTLLQGICDIWDTIYNFQARDGDIVVASYPKSGTTWMQEILDLIVLDGDVARSLRAPCFIKVPFLEMGHTSLEVAESMPSPRILKTHLPVQLVPPSFWEKDVKVVYVARNPKDCMVSYYYFHKMDQTMADPGTWEDFFSNFMSGKVTWGDWFDHVIGWWKAKDHHKILYIFYEDMIEDPRREILKVMKFLGKDFPEDVVQKILQHTSFKSMKNNPVVNFSCLPESVFDQSVTSFMRKGTVGDWKNHFLDSQNLIFDEEYKKKMAGSGLDFRIEL; encoded by the exons ATGGATCCTCAGGTCATAGAGAAGGTGGTGCAGGAAATGGCGAACTTCAGCCCAGACATGGGAGAGCTACAAGGGGTCACCCTCCTTCAGGGGATCTGTGACATATGGGACACAATATACAACTTCCAGGCTCGGGACGGTGACATTGTGGTGGCATCTTACCCCAAATCAG GGACCACCTGGATGCAGGAGATCCTGGATCTGATTGTCCTGGACGGAGACGTGGCGAGGAGTCTGCGGGCGCCGTGCTTCATCAAGGTGCCGTTCCTGGAGATGGGACACACCT CTCTGGAAGTGGCTGAGTCCATGCCGTCTCCTCGGATCCTGAAGACTCATCTCCCGGTCCAGCTGGTGCCGCCCTCGTTCTGGGAGAAAGACGTGAAG GTCGTATACGTTGCGAGGAACCCTAAGGACTGCATGGTGTCCTACTACTACTTCCACAAGATGGATCAGACCATGGCGGACCCCGGCACCTGGGAAGATTTCTTTTCCAACTTCATGTCTGGAAAAG TAACCTGGGGAGACTGGTTTGACCACGTGATCGGATGGTGGAAGGCGAAGGACCATCACAAGATCCTCTACATCTTCTACGAGGACATGATTGAG GACCCTCGACGTGAGATCCTGAAAGTCATGAAGTTCTTGGGGAAAGACTTCCCTGAAGACGTGGTCCAGAAGATCCTCCAACACACGTCCTTCAAGTCCATGAAGAACAACCCTGTGGTCAACTTCAGCTGCCTCCCCGAGTCGGTTTTTGACCAGTCTGTCACATCCTTTATGAGGAAAG GAACTGTAGGAGACTGGAAGAACCATTTCCTGGATTCTCAGAACCTCATATTTGATGAAGAATATAAAAAGAAGATGGCGGGGAGCGGCCTGGACTTCCGTATCGAGCTCTGA
- the LOC140074571 gene encoding uncharacterized protein — protein sequence MSGKVKVRAAANAEAMAGAVSVNERILRDCHNLYTDPENGLIALASHLGLTFLPPRKKITVMLMGNHSAGKSSFINWYIEEHIQRTGVAIETQGFAFITSGRKRESLTGDATLHLYPHFKPLQSFQGVSEYLCTEISTSRQKKFSLVTFVDTPGLVDGDMKYPFDVNRALLWLGELCDLVLVFFDPMGQALCKRTLDIVEKINESHGDKLRFYLSKADEAGGESDRQRVLMQIVQELCKRPGLNKCGFDMPTIYIPNPNKPSRCVNQIEDVCKTIEKTITQTVQNTLNTLGRDCQKLTESIASKLREDDDTVWRNRRARVRGCLFGMTGFLLPLFLFTSVLFGAIPREFWLSLLGAPGVETLEIYLSPVHTLWSMVPEDYVLHTFVGLLLLTLLFLLLAQRCFRTRETLSKKQRRYLQDRRAYVSEVVELQRKRLYEDYLKQSVGEHDMS from the exons ATGTCCGGGAAGGTGAAGGTGCGGGCGGCTGCCAATGCTGAGGCCATGGCCGGCGCCGTGTCTGTGAACGAGAGGATCCTGAGAGACTGCCACAACCTGTACACAGACCCGGAGAACG GTCTCATCGCTCTCGCCTCGCACCTCGGACTCACGTTTTTACCTCCCAGAAAGAAGATCACGGTGATGCTGATGGGGAATCACTCTGCAGGGAAGAGCAGCTTCATCAACTG GTACATAGAGGAGCACATACAGCGCACCGGTGTTGCCATAGAAACACAAGGATTCGCCTTCATCACCAGCGGACGCAAGCGGGAATCACTGACG GGCGATGCTACTCTGCACCTCTACCCTCACTTCAAGCCCCTGCAGTCCTTCCAAG gTGTATCTGAATACctgtgcacagagatctccaCCTCCCGCCAGAAGAAGTTCAGCCTCGTCACCTTCGTGGACACCCCGGGGCTGGTGGATGGAGACATGAAGTACCCCTTTGATGTGAACAGAGCCCTCCTGTGGTTGG GAGAGCTCTGTGACCTGGTGCTGGTCTTCTTTGACCCcatggggcaggcgttgtgtaaACGCACCCTGGATATTGTGGAGAAGATCAACGAAAGCCACGGAGACAAACTGCGCTTCTACCTGAGCAAAGCCGACGAGGCCGGGGGCGAGAGCGACCGCCAG AGAGTCTTGATGCAGATTGTGCAGGAGTTGTGTAAGAGGCCGGGGCTGAACAAGTGCGGCTTTGACATGCCGACCATCTACATCCCCAACCCCAATAAG CCGAGTCGCTGCGTCAATCAGATAGAAGACGTCTGTAAGACCATTGAGaagaccatcacccagacagtgcAGAACACGCTCAACACTCTCGGGAGAGACTGCCAGAAACTGACCGAGAGCATCGCCAGCAAACTGCGAGAGGACGA TGACACTGTGTGGAGGAACAGGCGCGCCCGGGTGCGGGGATGTCTCTTCGGGATGACCGGCTTCCTGCTGCCGCTCTTCCTCTTCACCTCTGTCTTATTCGGTGCCATCCCCCGGGAGTTCTGGCTGAGTCTTCTGGGGGCTCCCGGAGTAGAGACCCTCGAAATCTACCTG TCCCCGGTGCACACCCTGTGGTCCATGGTCCCGGAGGACTACGTGCTGCACACCTTTGTGGGGCTGCTCCTCCTCACCCTCCTGTTCCTGCTCCTGGCCCAGAGATGCTTCAG AACTCGTGAGACTCTGAGCAAGAAGCAGCGTCGCTACCTACAGGACCGCCGCGCCTACGTGTCCGAGGTGGTGGAGCTCCAGAGG AAGCGTCTGTACGAGGATTACCTGAAGCAGAGCGTGGGGGAGCACGACATGAGCTGA
- the LOC140074575 gene encoding sulfotransferase 1C1-like, which yields MAFEQNAQHFGGYVMQRPRLGYVSGVPLDQKTCDTWDQIWKFQAHPEDILVAAYPKAGTTWMQEIVDMICQEGNAEICRRAPTYDKHPFLEAVAPKPVPSGLQLAENMKPPRILKTHLPVQLLPPSFWEQDCKVIYVARNAKDCMVSYYHFQRMNKGLPDPGDWGTYFSRFLAGDVTWGSWFDHVRGWWEAKDHHQVLYIFYEDMMENTRQEIEKVMRFLEKELSEEVLEDVYQHTTFQAMRENPMANYSTIPSFVMDHSVSPFMRKGIVGDWRNHFTVAQDEIFEKEYWRKMEGTDLSFRTQL from the exons ATGGCTTTTGAGCAGAACGCGCAGCACTTTGGAGGTTACGTGATGCAGAGGCCGCGGCTCGGATACGTCTCTGGCGTCCCCCTCGATCAGAAAACgtgcgacacctgggaccagatctGGAAATTTCAGGCGCATCCTGAGGACATCCTGGTGGCGGCTTATCCAAAAGCAG GCACCACATGGATGCAGGAGATTGTGGATATGATCTGTCAGGAAGGAAATGCAGAAATCTGCCGCCGGGCTCCCACCTATGACAAGCACCCATTCCTGGAAGCTGTGGCCCCAAAACCTGTCCCTTCAG GGCTGCAGTTGGCAGAAAACATGAAGCCGCCGCGCATCCTCAAAACCCACCTACCCGTCCAGCTACTGCCACCGTCTTTCTGGGAACAGGACTGTAAG GTGATATACGTGGCCCGGAACGCCAAGGACTGCATGGTGTCATACTATCACTTCCAGAGAATGAACAAAGGCCTCCCGGACCCCGGGGACTGGGGCACCTACTTCTCACGCTTTCTGGCTGGAGATG TGACATGGGGGAGTTGGTTTGACCACGTCCGAGGCTGGTGGGAAGCGAAGGATCATCATCAGGTTCTCTATATCTTCTatgaggacatgatggag AACACACGGCAAGAGATTGAGAAGGTGATGAGGTTCCTAGAGAAGGAGCTCTcggaggaggtcctggaggatgTCTACCAGCACACCACTTTCCAGGCAATGAGGGAGAATCCAATGGCCAACTATAGCACCATACCCTCCTTTGTCATGGACCATTCCGTATCCCCCTTCATGAGGAAAG GAATCGTAGGGGACTGGAGGAACCATTTCACTGTGGCACAAGATGAGATCTTTGAGAAGGAATATTGGAGGAAGATGGAGGGGACGGACCTGAGCTTCCGCACTCAACTCTGA